From a region of the Candidatus Sysuiplasma acidicola genome:
- a CDS encoding ribosomal biogenesis protein produces MILVTKWFGTFLVQDKRVVTQILFPRTESEIADRLLQIQKGRVLEEERVLAAKKKVSVLETRLISLGKLTVSDTSFVVPAKYSYDDNLLRSALLILAEKRAKEELGADRHISEAISSFDELKEIVNSLDVRLHSWYGLHYPELFDRLKGTAYLDALSKYGDREALQNAKGFSERSIGINLIEGEKEMLMSVASLALEIDSTAEKLGSFVDHTAAMAFPNLTALLGPKLASRIVRGAGGLERLSSMPAGTIQLIGAEKALFRHLNRGKKPPKHGIIFQDILVHSSPREVRGRISRTLAAKAAIAARLDMYGGEMMGDAMRREVEEKAHKLVESSRAHGSK; encoded by the coding sequence GTGATACTCGTAACAAAGTGGTTCGGCACATTCCTTGTCCAGGACAAGAGGGTCGTCACACAGATACTCTTTCCCAGGACCGAGAGTGAAATTGCCGACAGACTCCTGCAGATACAGAAGGGGAGAGTGCTCGAGGAGGAACGCGTCCTGGCGGCAAAGAAGAAGGTGAGTGTGCTCGAGACTAGGCTGATATCGCTGGGCAAACTCACCGTTTCCGATACATCGTTCGTGGTTCCCGCAAAATACAGCTATGATGACAATCTCCTTCGATCGGCGCTGCTCATTCTGGCAGAGAAGAGGGCGAAGGAAGAGCTGGGTGCGGACAGGCATATTTCAGAGGCAATATCCTCTTTCGACGAATTGAAGGAGATTGTCAACTCTCTCGACGTCCGCCTTCACTCATGGTACGGTCTTCATTATCCGGAACTGTTCGACAGACTGAAGGGTACTGCCTATCTCGATGCACTGAGCAAGTATGGAGACAGGGAAGCACTGCAGAACGCAAAGGGCTTCTCCGAACGTTCTATTGGCATAAATCTGATAGAGGGTGAGAAGGAAATGCTCATGTCTGTAGCATCGCTAGCTCTCGAGATAGACAGCACGGCTGAGAAACTCGGCTCGTTTGTAGACCATACGGCAGCCATGGCCTTTCCGAATCTCACCGCACTGCTCGGTCCCAAACTTGCTTCGAGGATCGTGAGAGGGGCAGGGGGACTGGAGCGGCTGAGCTCAATGCCTGCCGGAACAATACAGCTGATCGGCGCGGAGAAGGCCCTCTTCAGGCACCTGAACAGGGGAAAGAAACCGCCAAAGCACGGCATAATATTCCAGGATATACTCGTTCACTCCTCTCCTAGAGAAGTGCGGGGCAGAATTTCCAGAACGCTTGCCGCCAAGGCGGCGATTGCCGCAAGGCTTGACATGTACGGCGGCGAAATGATGGGAGATGCAATGAGAAGGGAAGTGGAGGAGAAGGCGCACAAACTCGTAGAATCCTCCAGGGCCCATGGCTCGAAATGA
- a CDS encoding translation initiation factor IF-5A, translated as MAWQQAEVRELKEGRYLLIDDQPCKILSITTSKPGKHGEAKARIDAVGVFDGQKRSLVHPVKHKIQIPQMDKRKAQVLSTSGEEVQLMDLETFETFHLKVDEELRKKLVAGSETLYVSSMGMRKIFEL; from the coding sequence ATGGCGTGGCAGCAGGCCGAAGTTAGGGAACTGAAGGAAGGCAGGTACCTTCTTATTGACGATCAGCCGTGCAAGATATTGAGCATCACTACTTCCAAACCAGGGAAGCATGGTGAAGCCAAGGCGCGTATAGATGCTGTCGGTGTTTTTGACGGTCAGAAAAGGAGTCTGGTGCATCCGGTCAAGCATAAGATCCAGATACCGCAGATGGACAAGCGCAAGGCACAGGTTCTTTCGACAAGCGGGGAAGAAGTGCAGCTCATGGATCTTGAAACATTCGAAACATTCCACCTGAAGGTTGACGAGGAACTCAGAAAAAAACTGGTTGCCGGGTCCGAAACACTGTATGTTTCATCCATGGGCATGCGAAAGATATTCGAATTGTGA
- a CDS encoding thermopsin, translating to MVKMVKTIVAAVCLLMIVSTLVVLVTPGGYFYHAGSVSKQAQSAINAVSHPSSSANTAAGSVLSALKSRGIPSKYVYLPNFNAKTSVKSGTIQPLYSGSPAPMGLGDFGLRNTTHGMVGYNLSTSSFEGSLTLNSLNPFYLLDDAPYSVTVQLNTVLNNVTLFGSPNYVFWTQNVFFYSARTHSLTFLDNVWNFSSSSFTLTKNSFYSENGNIVVPYFYYDIGPTITVPYPFTVNLYLNSSVIGGRSAVYFNYSVSSPTLSHVKSGSYDLVVFNSTLPDQPAAKPPVYLVSGTTLTPTGYLLYDAELMIGGPGGGSTTSIYNISGAMTLKYLDQTSGSYANVPSAFDFGTDTGETSEGAAVYWTQNAVAHLVTGPSLLYGMWNVSGSSRAGSVSYSGTLNPSSAFLFVNSGSQFNASAAAWAPVGDGGSFSYMLPPGNYAAEGLFSDYSVTNFTLGHGTQIALAPNASMGIYTPLFALGNSGVSSLASSLSASGTGSSSDPYVISGTQNVPINSLFSEVNDYLYPVFPGVLFLNTSEHMQLVGLPSFFFNYMPDILPVLQYFGFPTSNYMQLEFYNASNISVINTPYISGWFPVFLYGLPLANLIVWNSTHDLIAGNYFSSMGSSMLIFNSTNILVWGNVFAENSIAGISLASPTRYFSFELAPIYPSSVPTGLSVFSSADTIYNNAFIVELPAISPAFNIYTFGNASYLDVWNISFTKLSGAGTVVFNGISLNPSSIIGGGYMGGNYWWNYNPRGSLMLPFNDGGWIHNGGDYVPLVLGAPNSSSYSSVIMPDMASL from the coding sequence ATGGTGAAGATGGTAAAGACCATTGTTGCCGCCGTTTGTCTGCTGATGATTGTTTCGACCTTGGTGGTGCTAGTTACTCCGGGAGGGTATTTTTATCATGCCGGAAGCGTTTCCAAGCAGGCTCAGTCTGCAATCAATGCTGTCTCGCATCCTTCATCAAGCGCGAATACTGCTGCGGGCAGTGTGCTCAGCGCTTTAAAATCTAGGGGCATACCGTCGAAATATGTTTATCTGCCCAATTTTAATGCTAAAACGTCCGTGAAGAGCGGCACCATTCAACCGCTCTACTCCGGTTCTCCGGCACCAATGGGTCTTGGCGATTTCGGTCTCAGGAATACGACGCACGGGATGGTCGGATATAATCTGTCGACTTCGAGTTTTGAGGGCAGCCTTACGTTGAACAGCCTGAATCCATTTTATCTGCTGGACGACGCGCCTTATAGTGTCACGGTTCAGCTCAATACCGTACTCAACAACGTGACGCTGTTCGGCTCTCCGAATTATGTGTTCTGGACACAGAATGTCTTCTTCTATTCCGCGAGGACGCACTCGCTAACGTTCCTAGACAACGTATGGAATTTTTCCAGCTCTTCATTTACGCTTACAAAGAACAGTTTTTATTCGGAAAACGGCAACATAGTCGTACCATACTTCTACTATGATATCGGTCCAACCATTACTGTACCGTATCCGTTTACCGTGAACCTCTACCTCAACTCAAGCGTTATTGGCGGCAGGAGTGCTGTGTATTTCAACTACTCAGTGAGTTCCCCCACACTTTCGCATGTAAAATCCGGCTCTTATGATCTGGTTGTTTTCAACTCCACGCTGCCAGATCAGCCTGCCGCTAAGCCACCCGTCTACCTCGTGAGCGGCACGACACTGACGCCCACCGGCTACCTGCTGTATGATGCCGAGCTGATGATAGGCGGCCCCGGAGGCGGAAGCACCACATCCATATACAACATAAGCGGGGCAATGACGCTCAAGTATCTCGATCAGACGAGCGGCTCCTATGCAAATGTTCCCTCAGCATTCGACTTCGGCACTGATACAGGAGAAACCTCCGAGGGTGCTGCTGTGTACTGGACGCAGAATGCAGTCGCACATCTAGTCACCGGACCTTCCCTGCTGTACGGTATGTGGAATGTTAGCGGCAGCAGCCGGGCAGGGTCAGTATCCTATTCAGGGACGCTGAATCCCTCCAGCGCGTTTCTGTTCGTAAACAGCGGTTCGCAGTTCAACGCATCCGCTGCCGCATGGGCACCTGTGGGAGACGGCGGTTCATTCAGTTACATGCTCCCTCCGGGCAACTACGCCGCAGAAGGTCTGTTCAGTGATTATTCCGTGACTAACTTCACTCTCGGACATGGCACGCAGATTGCGCTTGCACCGAACGCGTCGATGGGCATTTACACTCCGCTGTTTGCGTTGGGCAACTCCGGTGTAAGCTCTCTTGCATCCTCCCTGTCGGCGTCGGGCACCGGCTCTTCTTCAGATCCGTATGTAATCAGCGGTACGCAGAATGTGCCGATTAATTCGCTTTTCTCGGAAGTCAACGACTACCTCTACCCGGTCTTCCCCGGTGTGCTGTTCCTTAACACAAGCGAGCACATGCAGCTCGTTGGACTCCCGTCATTCTTCTTCAATTACATGCCGGACATACTTCCCGTTCTGCAATATTTCGGCTTCCCGACATCCAACTACATGCAGCTGGAATTCTATAACGCTTCAAACATAAGTGTCATCAACACGCCGTACATCAGCGGATGGTTTCCGGTATTCCTTTATGGATTACCTCTCGCGAATCTGATCGTCTGGAACTCCACGCACGATTTGATTGCAGGAAACTATTTCTCTAGCATGGGCAGCTCAATGCTGATATTCAACAGCACGAACATACTGGTCTGGGGGAACGTGTTTGCCGAGAATTCGATAGCGGGCATCAGCCTTGCATCACCGACCAGGTACTTCAGCTTCGAACTTGCACCGATATATCCGTCGTCCGTGCCAACGGGACTCTCTGTTTTTTCATCGGCCGACACGATTTACAATAATGCCTTCATCGTCGAGTTGCCCGCGATCAGTCCTGCCTTCAACATTTACACATTCGGCAATGCCAGTTATCTCGATGTATGGAACATTTCATTCACAAAACTCTCCGGTGCAGGCACAGTTGTTTTCAACGGCATATCCCTTAATCCGTCAAGCATAATCGGTGGCGGATACATGGGCGGCAACTACTGGTGGAATTACAATCCAAGGGGATCGCTGATGCTGCCGTTCAACGACGGTGGATGGATTCACAACGGAGGCGATTACGTACCGCTCGTCCTTGGCGCTCCGAACTCAAGCAGCTACAGCAGTGTCATCATGCCTGATATGGCCTCACTTTGA
- a CDS encoding sodium:calcium antiporter — MDATLLLAASLVAVFFSSLMFVNAIEYAGSRLNWSHSFTGAIVAPLFTSIPELALFIIAVFIHGGTSGHLIGLGMIFGEPFMTSSLSYFLVFCSILAAFTLSGRKTHSIDVDRSLSIPFVFVLLLFPFALLPGIIHSVYLQYLMGFIFLFFYLMYVRTMAGRRSAAMEEGTEIPYFMHLRNHWGLAALQLLVSALLLYYGANLMVQAITLISGIHRVSPLVVAILVIPVATAIPETLSAMIWAYRGRNSLAIGSIIGEKVLYATFYPGMAMFFIPWELDAQVYLSVLATTIVSLVFFLFSRRGKMPFYAMAIGLPFFIAYIVSVITIF; from the coding sequence ATGGACGCGACGCTGCTGCTCGCCGCAAGCCTCGTAGCCGTATTCTTCTCTTCGCTGATGTTCGTCAACGCGATAGAGTACGCGGGAAGCAGGTTGAACTGGTCGCACAGTTTCACAGGTGCGATAGTTGCTCCTCTGTTTACATCCATACCTGAGCTCGCTCTTTTCATCATCGCCGTGTTCATTCACGGTGGAACGTCCGGGCACCTGATTGGCCTGGGCATGATATTCGGCGAGCCTTTCATGACATCCTCTCTTTCCTATTTCCTGGTCTTCTGCTCGATCCTTGCCGCCTTCACACTCTCCGGCAGGAAAACACACAGCATTGATGTGGACAGATCATTGAGCATACCGTTCGTCTTTGTCCTCCTCCTCTTCCCGTTCGCGTTGCTGCCGGGCATCATTCACTCTGTCTACCTGCAGTATCTCATGGGTTTCATTTTCCTCTTTTTTTACCTCATGTACGTGAGGACAATGGCCGGCCGCAGATCGGCTGCCATGGAAGAGGGTACAGAGATTCCATACTTTATGCATCTGCGCAACCACTGGGGCCTCGCGGCTCTGCAGCTTCTGGTTTCGGCGCTTCTTCTCTACTATGGTGCGAATCTGATGGTTCAGGCGATCACGCTGATATCCGGCATACACCGCGTTTCTCCGCTGGTGGTTGCCATTCTTGTCATACCCGTCGCGACTGCCATACCCGAAACGCTTTCAGCAATGATCTGGGCATACCGCGGGAGAAACAGCCTCGCCATCGGCTCCATCATCGGAGAAAAGGTTCTCTATGCCACGTTCTACCCCGGAATGGCAATGTTCTTCATTCCGTGGGAGCTCGATGCGCAGGTGTATCTCAGTGTATTGGCCACAACCATTGTGTCGCTGGTATTCTTCCTGTTTTCCAGGCGCGGAAAAATGCCGTTCTACGCCATGGCAATAGGTCTTCCCTTCTTCATCGCCTACATCGTGAGCGTCATTACAATATTCTGA
- the glmM gene encoding phosphoglucosamine mutase: protein MKLFGTNGVRGVVNEFLSPDFVMKIGKSIGTTMKGNIAVATDTRTSNIMLKNALVSGILSTGSSVVDTGVVPTPALQYHVKTGRYAGGVVITASHNPPQFNGVKAIAADGTESSKEEENSIEDTYYSEKFSRAAWNGVGSYSAHESCSMDYIHAIVSKVKREAISSMKFTVVLDCSNGASCYTAPYLMELLGVRVLTINASPQGSFPGHESEPTPDNLKDLVRMVKTAGADMGIAHDGDADRAVFVDENGRYIPGELSLALTAKEMVRKKKGGIVVVPVSTPSVVEEAAREFGGRTVYTRVGSPVVARKMMETGAIIGGEENGGIINPDMQYCRDGGMTSAKMLEIVAEHGTLSKLIDELPRFYTVKLKVEVHGKQLDTVMAEVKKNVRSAKIDETDGLKIFLDDGWVLVRASGTEPLIRIFAESVDEKKAGMRADEYRKLVEEIVAH, encoded by the coding sequence ATGAAGCTCTTTGGAACAAACGGAGTAAGAGGAGTCGTCAACGAGTTCCTGAGTCCCGATTTTGTCATGAAAATTGGCAAATCCATCGGCACAACGATGAAGGGAAATATTGCTGTCGCCACTGATACACGAACTTCAAACATTATGCTCAAAAACGCACTGGTCTCGGGCATACTTTCCACCGGCAGTTCGGTAGTGGACACAGGCGTTGTTCCGACGCCCGCCCTCCAGTATCACGTCAAGACAGGCAGATATGCTGGCGGGGTGGTTATCACGGCATCACACAATCCTCCTCAATTCAATGGCGTCAAGGCCATAGCCGCGGATGGAACGGAATCGAGCAAGGAGGAGGAGAACAGCATCGAAGACACATACTACTCCGAGAAATTCAGCAGAGCCGCATGGAATGGAGTAGGGTCGTACAGCGCACATGAGTCGTGTTCTATGGATTACATCCATGCGATCGTTTCGAAGGTGAAGAGAGAAGCGATAAGCAGCATGAAATTCACAGTGGTGCTGGACTGCTCAAACGGGGCTTCATGCTACACCGCACCATATCTTATGGAATTGCTGGGTGTCAGAGTCCTGACGATCAACGCATCGCCGCAGGGAAGCTTTCCCGGACATGAAAGCGAGCCCACCCCGGACAATCTGAAGGATCTTGTCAGGATGGTTAAAACAGCAGGCGCCGACATGGGTATAGCACATGACGGGGATGCAGACAGAGCTGTATTTGTCGACGAGAACGGGAGATACATACCGGGCGAGCTGAGTCTCGCCCTTACAGCGAAAGAGATGGTGAGAAAGAAAAAGGGCGGCATCGTGGTCGTTCCGGTGAGTACGCCGAGCGTTGTGGAAGAGGCAGCGAGGGAGTTCGGAGGCAGGACAGTCTACACCAGGGTCGGTTCGCCCGTTGTTGCGAGAAAGATGATGGAAACAGGTGCGATAATCGGCGGCGAAGAGAACGGGGGCATAATAAATCCGGACATGCAGTACTGCAGGGACGGGGGCATGACCTCCGCAAAGATGCTCGAAATTGTGGCAGAACACGGGACACTGTCGAAACTCATAGACGAACTGCCCAGATTTTATACGGTCAAGCTGAAGGTGGAAGTGCACGGAAAACAGCTTGACACAGTGATGGCAGAAGTGAAGAAAAATGTCCGTTCTGCGAAAATAGACGAAACAGACGGTCTGAAGATATTTCTCGACGACGGATGGGTGCTTGTAAGGGCTTCAGGCACGGAGCCGCTGATAAGAATCTTTGCAGAATCAGTGGATGAGAAGAAGGCCGGGATGCGTGCCGATGAATACCGGAAACTAGTTGAAGAAATTGTAGCGCATTAG
- a CDS encoding alkaline phosphatase family protein, translating to MRGNYDRMLSAVDSNGWLKPDYRSMCLSNLAAYVSAILTRKDGKLPEELNGQKGKNNVILVIADGMGLLNIGDRLKELPFLRNLTGEGKVLPMTSVFPSTTAASLASIFTGLEPVTHGLLEWNLFLDEAGMIIETLPFKAQNPAEQEQFLRLNLQVNTLFEGEPASARLQREGIDCTTYLPENIADSPFSVAVQDKAVRRGYDRLDDTISELVHRDGERTFKTVYYPEVDTAGHVYGPSSSEYLEEMRTVDSFLSELAAASDDDTVVLLTADHGQIEIEPADTLYLDELEWFDGMLALHSGGKKIAPYGSPRDVIIRAIDGNMTCSILNEKLSEFGVAKTTGWMTGEGYFGNGRKAREFEARAGSAWFIPHAGKTVWYRHYDNERMAFRGIHGGPTPGEMMVPLAVI from the coding sequence ATGCGCGGAAATTATGATAGAATGCTGTCCGCGGTGGACAGTAACGGATGGTTGAAACCAGATTACAGGAGCATGTGCCTGTCAAATCTGGCAGCCTATGTCAGTGCGATACTTACGCGAAAAGACGGAAAGCTTCCGGAAGAACTGAATGGTCAGAAAGGAAAGAACAATGTCATACTGGTCATTGCAGACGGGATGGGTCTCCTCAACATCGGTGACAGATTGAAAGAGCTTCCGTTTCTACGAAATTTGACCGGGGAGGGCAAGGTACTGCCTATGACTTCGGTATTTCCCTCAACGACCGCGGCATCCCTTGCCAGCATTTTCACCGGACTTGAGCCCGTGACGCACGGTCTACTGGAATGGAACCTGTTTCTGGACGAAGCCGGCATGATAATCGAGACACTGCCATTTAAGGCTCAAAACCCCGCAGAGCAGGAACAATTTCTGCGTCTGAACCTACAGGTGAATACACTGTTTGAAGGAGAGCCCGCCTCCGCGCGTCTCCAACGTGAGGGCATTGATTGCACAACCTATCTGCCTGAAAACATAGCGGATAGCCCGTTCTCCGTTGCGGTGCAGGACAAAGCTGTCAGGAGGGGATATGACAGGCTGGATGATACAATCTCCGAGCTCGTTCACAGGGATGGAGAAAGGACATTCAAGACAGTTTACTATCCAGAAGTCGATACAGCGGGCCATGTTTACGGCCCTTCGTCGTCAGAATATCTGGAGGAGATGAGGACGGTCGACAGTTTCCTGTCAGAACTGGCTGCCGCAAGCGATGACGATACGGTCGTACTTCTGACTGCAGATCACGGTCAGATTGAGATTGAACCGGCAGACACACTGTACCTTGATGAACTGGAGTGGTTTGACGGCATGCTAGCGTTGCACAGCGGCGGCAAAAAGATAGCACCTTATGGTTCACCCCGTGACGTGATTATTCGTGCAATCGACGGCAACATGACATGCTCCATTCTCAACGAAAAACTAAGTGAGTTTGGAGTTGCAAAGACAACGGGCTGGATGACAGGAGAAGGATATTTCGGCAACGGAAGGAAGGCGCGTGAGTTTGAAGCCAGAGCCGGAAGTGCATGGTTTATTCCTCATGCCGGGAAGACTGTGTGGTACAGGCATTATGACAATGAGCGCATGGCGTTCAGGGGCATACATGGAGGACCAACTCCCGGAGAAATGATGGTCCCGCTCGCAGTCATTTGA
- a CDS encoding acyl-CoA/acyl-ACP dehydrogenase, translating to MDFSLSDEEQLFQKTVHDFLRDNLAPVAREIDSSHRIPENLLRKMGEIGLLGTTIPEKYGGPGGSITMATLGAMEIGAADPSMATAVYYLLVTGWSHLTSKLGKEELKQSLLPKVAGGREFLGIATTEPGGGSDLAAMKTNARREGKRLILNGEKIYISGVSEAKRMGGGHLTLMKTDPSLKHKGLTFAYVPINSKGIETTILDNMGRMGISTGIISYREVDVPEEHIIGEYNRGFFHAMAGFNYARTLVSAACVGAAQWALETGAEYIKKRSAFGSPLAKYEGVSFEYADLAVQIEMVRNQVLKAATLLDAYDSGKNVPINEINIAVSASKLTAPPLALETIKKVMMWHGALSYTKDTYLEMAMRGILSYMVGAEGALNIMRLVIVRDLLGPEFLPYR from the coding sequence ATGGATTTTTCGCTTTCAGATGAAGAGCAGTTGTTTCAGAAAACAGTTCACGATTTTCTCAGGGACAATCTGGCACCGGTTGCAAGGGAGATTGACAGCAGCCATCGCATACCCGAAAACCTCCTCCGAAAGATGGGCGAAATCGGTTTGCTCGGCACAACCATACCAGAAAAGTACGGCGGTCCAGGCGGTTCAATCACCATGGCCACACTCGGAGCGATGGAGATCGGAGCAGCGGATCCGAGCATGGCCACTGCAGTTTACTACCTCCTTGTGACGGGATGGAGTCATCTCACATCGAAGCTTGGAAAGGAGGAACTGAAACAGTCTCTTCTTCCGAAGGTGGCCGGCGGCAGGGAATTCCTGGGCATAGCCACAACGGAACCTGGTGGCGGTTCTGATCTCGCGGCTATGAAGACGAATGCTAGGCGGGAGGGAAAACGTCTCATCCTGAACGGCGAGAAGATTTACATCAGCGGCGTGTCGGAAGCGAAGCGCATGGGCGGTGGCCATCTTACGCTGATGAAGACAGATCCGTCTCTGAAGCACAAGGGTCTAACATTTGCCTATGTGCCGATAAACTCAAAGGGCATAGAGACAACGATTCTGGACAACATGGGCAGGATGGGAATATCCACCGGGATCATATCATACAGGGAAGTCGATGTGCCGGAGGAGCATATAATCGGCGAATACAACAGGGGATTTTTCCACGCTATGGCCGGCTTCAACTATGCGAGGACGCTCGTATCGGCGGCATGCGTAGGCGCAGCACAGTGGGCTCTTGAGACAGGTGCCGAGTACATCAAAAAGAGAAGCGCTTTCGGTTCCCCGCTTGCCAAATATGAAGGCGTGTCTTTCGAATATGCAGATCTCGCAGTGCAGATTGAGATGGTCAGAAACCAGGTACTGAAGGCCGCCACACTGCTGGATGCATACGACAGCGGTAAAAATGTGCCTATAAACGAGATAAATATAGCAGTCTCGGCTTCAAAACTCACCGCTCCGCCTCTTGCACTCGAAACAATAAAGAAAGTTATGATGTGGCATGGCGCGCTGAGCTACACAAAGGACACCTATCTGGAAATGGCGATGAGGGGCATCCTCTCATACATGGTAGGGGCGGAGGGAGCGCTGAATATCATGCGTCTCGTCATAGTGAGGGATTTGCTTGGACCGGAATTTCTGCCGTACAGGTGA
- a CDS encoding DinB family protein, whose amino-acid sequence MTGHSRDSVSVHLTPLQARSLFAYNRRLFERYTRRIRRLPWNDVSRHRGTGHQSLFATLVHILNAHEVWIGYILQGRNSDQELEQLFRDTVRKPVDWRGFNTYNSRVWTIVDAYIGGLKPHDMARPVHAFWMAGKYTVSDGLMQTTFEEAHHIGEIIGVLWQQDIEPPHMTWIELGQAISGK is encoded by the coding sequence ATGACTGGTCATTCCAGGGATTCAGTTTCAGTGCATCTGACTCCGTTGCAGGCACGCAGCCTCTTTGCATACAACAGACGTCTTTTTGAACGGTATACCAGACGCATCCGCCGTCTACCGTGGAATGATGTGAGCAGGCACAGAGGAACGGGACATCAGTCGCTGTTCGCAACTCTCGTCCACATTCTCAACGCTCATGAAGTGTGGATTGGGTATATCCTGCAGGGCCGGAATAGTGATCAGGAGCTCGAACAACTCTTCAGAGACACAGTAAGGAAACCAGTGGACTGGCGTGGATTCAACACTTACAATAGTCGCGTCTGGACTATAGTAGATGCGTACATCGGCGGACTGAAACCGCATGATATGGCACGGCCCGTTCATGCATTCTGGATGGCGGGAAAATATACAGTGTCGGATGGTTTGATGCAGACCACGTTTGAGGAAGCGCATCACATTGGCGAAATCATAGGTGTTCTATGGCAGCAGGATATTGAGCCTCCGCACATGACATGGATAGAGTTAGGACAGGCGATTTCGGGCAAGTAG
- a CDS encoding electron transfer flavoprotein subunit alpha/FixB family protein: protein MAEILVVAEQREGVLKDVSLENIALARELAGESGKVAVLALGSDIKSVGEKLSLTSADTVLIADDAHLKDYTYDAYRHVLKTVAGERKPSVIIGGHTSLGMDFFPGVAIALGLPVVTDCVRAVRDGSRVTATRQLYGGKLDGEFSVEGPCIITVRPGANKPCAEGTATVSAVGIDFSSMKNRTAVRGYEKPPREDVDIEKARIVVSVGRGIEKKENLPVFEDLVNSLSGAVLAGSRPVIDNGWLPKGRQVGVSGKTVKPKLYIALGISGAIQHLSGMSGSDFIVAINKDRDAPIFKVANVGVVDDIFKVVPAMVKELHNQAQTK from the coding sequence GTGGCCGAAATACTCGTTGTGGCGGAACAGAGGGAAGGAGTGCTGAAGGATGTTTCGCTTGAAAATATTGCGCTTGCAAGAGAGCTTGCAGGCGAATCAGGGAAAGTCGCTGTGCTTGCTCTGGGCAGCGACATAAAGAGCGTCGGGGAGAAGCTTTCGCTGACGTCCGCCGACACCGTATTGATTGCAGATGACGCGCATCTGAAAGACTACACGTACGACGCCTACAGGCACGTGCTCAAGACGGTCGCCGGCGAGAGAAAACCATCCGTCATCATTGGGGGCCACACATCCCTTGGCATGGATTTCTTCCCGGGCGTCGCCATTGCGCTTGGCCTACCCGTGGTCACGGACTGCGTGCGTGCCGTCAGGGACGGCAGCAGGGTGACAGCAACAAGACAGCTTTATGGAGGGAAGCTGGACGGTGAATTCTCTGTTGAAGGTCCATGCATCATTACCGTGAGGCCGGGAGCGAACAAGCCATGTGCAGAGGGAACAGCCACGGTGTCAGCCGTCGGCATAGATTTCAGCAGCATGAAGAACAGAACAGCGGTCAGGGGTTATGAAAAACCTCCCAGAGAAGACGTAGACATAGAGAAGGCCAGGATCGTCGTTTCGGTCGGAAGAGGTATTGAGAAGAAGGAGAATCTGCCAGTATTCGAAGACCTTGTGAACAGCCTGAGCGGCGCGGTTCTGGCAGGCTCACGCCCCGTGATAGACAACGGCTGGCTGCCGAAAGGAAGGCAGGTCGGCGTTTCTGGAAAAACTGTCAAACCCAAACTGTATATTGCACTTGGCATCAGCGGCGCCATACAGCATCTGTCCGGCATGTCCGGCAGCGATTTTATTGTGGCGATAAACAAGGACAGGGACGCTCCGATATTCAAGGTTGCAAACGTAGGCGTGGTGGATGACATATTCAAGGTTGTTCCGGCGATGGTGAAGGAACTGCATAACCAGGCGCAGACAAAATGA